From one Salinibacterium hongtaonis genomic stretch:
- a CDS encoding type II 3-dehydroquinate dehydratase: MTRKLYVLNGPNLDMLGQREPEMYGVATLRDVEAVCARVAAEVGFDLFFAQSNAEHEIIDWLHDAYRDAAPVVINPAGLSFRSVPVLDALSMLRSPIVEIHLTNIHARDEAHRHSLMSPVVDTVIAGAGVLGYELAIRAANSLSAAAEN; this comes from the coding sequence GTGACCCGCAAGCTTTATGTGCTCAATGGTCCAAACCTCGACATGCTCGGACAGCGCGAGCCAGAAATGTACGGCGTCGCGACGCTACGCGACGTCGAGGCCGTGTGCGCGAGGGTTGCCGCTGAAGTCGGGTTCGACCTCTTCTTCGCGCAGTCCAACGCCGAGCACGAGATCATCGATTGGCTGCACGATGCGTACCGCGACGCGGCCCCGGTGGTGATCAATCCGGCGGGACTCAGTTTCCGGTCCGTTCCGGTGCTCGACGCCCTAAGCATGCTGCGCAGTCCGATCGTGGAGATCCATCTCACCAACATCCACGCTCGGGATGAGGCGCATCGCCACTCGCTCATGTCGCCGGTCGTCGACACCGTGATCGCCGGCGCCGGCGTGCTCGGCTATGAACTCGCAATCCGCGCCGCCAACAGCCTCTCGGCGGCCGCCGAGAACTGA
- a CDS encoding TRAP transporter large permease codes for MDLWLYVVLLIALLLLRVPVAFAMIGPSMLYFYTNGLSAGYAATSIVNGINSFPLLAVPLFIFVGTTANHLGIATRLYDFARALLPRLPGNLAYVNLTTAVGFSWISGSALADAASSSKVQVPQMLKAGYPYGFSAGLTASSSLLSTVMPPSIPAVLFAATASISTGALFAGSVLPAVLMAVGLAVYIAIWVRLHPEIAGGRPFEGAVLARASVRVIGPILMPVIILGGIFSGWFTPTESAGIASAFVLLLGAIYRTLTLRRLWAATKETVIMSGGVLLILGASNLLGQVLTREQVSRNLGEALTSLTDNPLVFLLLLNVLLILLGIFLEAPPVILILVPILLPIAAEYGIDPVHLGVIMIVNLMIGSLTPPVGAVLFVVGSITRKPMGELFRGVLPFLIPLGIVLLLLTVFPGIVTIVPTWLGL; via the coding sequence GTGGATCTGTGGCTCTACGTCGTTCTTCTCATCGCGCTTCTCCTGCTCCGCGTTCCCGTCGCCTTCGCGATGATCGGGCCGAGCATGCTCTACTTCTATACCAACGGCTTGTCGGCGGGGTACGCGGCGACCTCTATCGTGAACGGCATCAACAGCTTCCCGCTGCTCGCAGTGCCGCTGTTCATCTTTGTCGGGACGACCGCGAACCACCTGGGGATCGCCACGCGCCTATACGACTTCGCGCGCGCCCTGCTCCCGCGCCTGCCTGGCAACCTCGCCTACGTCAACCTCACGACGGCGGTCGGGTTCTCCTGGATCAGCGGTTCGGCACTCGCTGATGCTGCATCGTCCAGCAAGGTTCAGGTGCCGCAGATGCTCAAGGCTGGGTACCCGTACGGTTTCTCGGCTGGACTGACCGCCTCGAGCTCGCTGCTGAGCACGGTGATGCCCCCGAGCATCCCCGCGGTGCTGTTCGCGGCGACCGCGTCGATCTCGACTGGAGCCCTGTTCGCCGGGTCGGTGCTTCCCGCCGTGCTCATGGCGGTCGGTCTGGCGGTGTACATCGCCATCTGGGTGCGCTTACACCCGGAGATCGCGGGCGGTCGCCCATTCGAGGGCGCCGTGCTCGCCAGGGCGTCGGTGCGGGTGATCGGCCCGATCCTGATGCCGGTCATCATCCTCGGCGGAATCTTCAGCGGGTGGTTCACCCCGACGGAGAGCGCCGGGATCGCGTCGGCCTTCGTGCTGTTGCTTGGTGCTATCTACCGCACCCTCACGTTGCGACGCCTCTGGGCCGCCACCAAAGAGACCGTCATCATGTCCGGCGGCGTCCTGCTCATTCTCGGCGCCTCCAACCTCCTCGGGCAGGTGCTGACCCGCGAGCAGGTGTCGCGCAATCTCGGTGAGGCCCTCACCTCCCTCACCGACAATCCGCTGGTCTTCCTTCTGCTCCTGAACGTGCTGCTGATTTTGCTCGGAATCTTCCTTGAGGCCCCGCCCGTGATCCTGATTCTGGTGCCCATTCTGCTGCCGATCGCCGCCGAATACGGCATCGACCCCGTGCATCTCGGCGTCATCATGATCGTGAACCTCATGATCGGGTCTCTCACACCGCCGGTGGGTGCCGTTCTGTTCGTCGTCGGGTCGATCACTCGCAAACCGATGGGCGAGCTCTTCCGCGGCGTGCTGCCGTTCCTCATCCCGCTGGGAATCGTGCTTCTCCTCCTGACCGTCTTCCCTGGAATTGTGACCATCGTGCCGACGTGGCTGGGCCTGTGA
- a CDS encoding TRAP transporter small permease — MTQGSDDVAGNDHHRAPSDEPDESIFGATSTVFTVPELNADAPAEPLPLRVLSRIEVVIGVTLFGLIFIGVMYQVLGRYVPEVAWIGAGEMALLSMVAMTFITMGYLVGRNGHVVIEVFDGALRGRRLFVALRVISAVIMVITCIALAYDAYNKVDAEWGRRSAALGIPLGALYLFALFGGISSGIHSAWKIPHAHRPERQLEISEMEG; from the coding sequence ATGACACAAGGAAGTGACGATGTGGCCGGCAACGACCACCACCGCGCACCCAGCGACGAGCCCGACGAGTCGATCTTCGGGGCCACCAGCACGGTGTTCACGGTGCCCGAGTTGAACGCGGACGCGCCCGCCGAGCCCTTGCCGCTCAGGGTGCTCTCCCGAATCGAGGTCGTCATCGGCGTGACCCTGTTCGGCCTCATCTTCATCGGCGTGATGTATCAAGTGCTCGGCCGATACGTACCTGAGGTGGCGTGGATCGGAGCGGGTGAGATGGCGCTCCTCTCCATGGTCGCGATGACGTTCATCACGATGGGCTACCTCGTCGGCCGCAACGGACATGTCGTGATCGAGGTGTTCGATGGCGCGCTCCGCGGTCGCAGGCTGTTCGTCGCACTCCGTGTTATCTCGGCCGTGATCATGGTGATCACGTGCATCGCACTCGCCTACGACGCCTACAACAAGGTCGATGCGGAGTGGGGCCGCCGAAGTGCCGCGTTGGGTATCCCGCTGGGCGCGCTGTACCTCTTCGCCCTGTTCGGCGGCATCTCCTCGGGCATCCACTCGGCCTGGAAGATTCCACACGCCCACCGTCCGGAGCGCCAGCTCGAAATCTCCGAGATGGAGGGCTGA